From Alloacidobacterium dinghuense:
CCCCGGTCAGTTACAACCTCGTATTGTTCTTTTACAACCTTGCTTCGCCTACGGGCTTTGGCATGAGCTTTAGCATTGCAGTAGTCGAGTCCCACGCAGTGAAAATAAAACAAGAGGAGATCGGCACATGGACAACAAGCCGGCACAGAACATTCAGGACACGTTTCTTAATACGGTCCGGAAAGACAAAACCCCAATCACTATCTACCTGGTAAGCGGAGTAAAGCTGACGGGTAAGATTCGCTCCTTCGATAAATACTCCGTGCTGTTGGAGAACAATAGCCAGGAACAACTGATTTTCAAGCACGCTATCTCGACTGTGGTCAGCTCGCGCTCAGTGCTCCATACCGAACACAGGCCGCCATCGGCGCATACCCCTGGACACCCAGGCGGGAGCGGTGTGGCTGCTGCGGGCCCCTCGGGAACAGAATCACAGAGCGCATAACGGTCAGGATTTCAGGAACGGCGTTTCGTGGATGAGCTTCAGCGCAGAAGCATGAATAGCGCAGAAGAGCGCGCACTGCTGGTAGCGGTGGAGTTCGCCACGCGGCGTTCTACTCTGCCGCCGTCGGCAGTTCTGGCGCGTGATGCGGCGCGCATCTCGGCTGGCATCGAGGAAGCGGATGCCGTGTTCTCTGCGCCCTTAACCCACGATTCTGAATCTTCGCTTGGCGAATTTCGCGAACTGGTGGTCAGCGCAGGCGCGGTGATTGCCGGCGAGGTGACGCAACGGCGACCCAAAGCCGATCCGGCGACCCTTATCGGGAGCGGCAAGGTGGACGAGCTGGCCGGTGTAGCGGCTTCGACGCGCGCCAATGTTGTGCTGTTCGATCACGATTTGAGCCCGACACAGCTTCGAAATCTGGAAGAGCGGCTGCCCAGTCGTGTTCTTGACCGGACGCAGCTGATTCTTGATATTTTTGCCCGGCATGCGCGGACGCGGGAAGGTCAGTTGCAGGTGGAACTGGCGCAGCTCGAATACATGCTGCCGAGGCTGGCCGGGCGTGGGAAATCCATGTCGCAGCTGGGCGGCGGTATCGGGACACGAGGTCCAGGTGAAACGCAGCTGGAGACTGACCGGCGCAAGATTCAGCGTCGCATTGTGCAGGTGAAAGACGACCTGGAAGGAGTGCGCCGAGTCCGCGGGCAACAGCGGCA
This genomic window contains:
- the hfq gene encoding RNA chaperone Hfq encodes the protein MDNKPAQNIQDTFLNTVRKDKTPITIYLVSGVKLTGKIRSFDKYSVLLENNSQEQLIFKHAISTVVSSRSVLHTEHRPPSAHTPGHPGGSGVAAAGPSGTESQSA